DNA from Ralstonia insidiosa:
GCCATGTCGGTCACCAAGACGGCCACGCTCAATGACGCCAATGGCAACGGCAAGGCGGATGTAGGCGAAACCATCGGCTACAGCATCACCGCCGTCAACAGCGGCAGCATCGTGCTGACTGGCCTGACGGTGTCGGACCCGAAAGCCGGTAGTACCGCACTGGCGTGTACGCCCACAACGATCAACCCGGGTGGCTCCGCCAACTGCGGCAGCTTTACCTATACGGTGACGCAGGCTGACGTGGATGCCGGCGTGCCGATCCACAACGTTGCGACCGTTACGGCCACGCCCTCGGGCGGCGGTAGCCCCGTCACATCGACGGGCGTTGTTGATACGCCGATTGGCGACCCGAAGATCGCTGCCAGCAACGATAACTACACCGTGCCCAGCGGCGCGGCAGGGGGCTCGCTTGGCAGCGTGCTTGTCAACGACACGCTGGGCAGCGCGAATGGTCCGACGAGCGGAACCGGCAAGGGCAACGTGACGTTGACCTGGGGCAGCACCACGCCCACGCCGTCGACCGGGGGCTTCACGCTCAATCCTGACGGCACGATCACGGTCAAGCCGGGCACGCCTGCTGGTACGTACAAGATTCCGTACACGGTGTGCGACGCCGTGCACCCGACCAATTGCGCCTCGGCGACGGCCACCATTGTGGTGGGCGCGGCGCCCATTGCGGCCAGCAACGACACCTATACCGGCATTGACGGCACTGCAGGCAACAGCAGTGTCGGTAACGTGCTGGACAACGACACGCTCAACGGCGCCAAGGCGACAACGGGCACGGTCAACATCAGCGTGACCGTGCCGTCGAGCAACCCGAAGGTGAGCCTTGACCCTAACACCGGTCTGGTGTCGGTGGTACCGGGCACGCCGGCGGGCACGTACAGCATTGGCTACCAGATCTGCGAGAAGCTGAACCCGACAAACTGTGCGAGCGCCACGGCCACCGTGACGGTGGCACCCGGCAAGATCATTGCAAGCAATGACACCTTCACCGGGACGAACGGCGCCACCGGCAACCCGCAGGTCGGCAACGTGCTGGACAACGACACGCTCAACGGTACGAAGGCAACGCCGGGCACCGTCAACGTGAGCGTGACCTCGCCGTCGAGCAACCCGAAGGTGACGCTGGATCCGACGACCGGTTTGGTGGCAGTGGCACCGGGCACCCCGGCAGGCACGTACACCATCGGCTACCAGATCTGCGAGAAGCTGAACCCGACCAACTGCGCAAACGCTACCGCGTCGGTGACGGTGGTGACGGGCCCGATTACCGCGGGTAGCGATAGTTATACCGGTATCGATGGCAATGCCGGCAACGGCAGCGTCGGCAATGTGCTGGACAACGACACGCTCAACGGCAGCAAGGCGACAACGGGCACCGTCAACGTGAGCGTGACCTCGCCGTCGAGCAACCCGAAGGTAACGCTGGACCCGAACACCGGTTTGGTGGCAGTGGCACCGGGCACGCCGGCGGGCACGTACACCATCGGCTACCAGATCTGCGAGAAGCTGAACCCGACCAACTGCGCCAACACCACGACCACGGTGACGGTGGCGCCGGGCAAGATCATTGCCGGCAACGACACCTACACCGGCATTGACGGCAACGCGGGCAACAGCAACGTTGGCAACGCGCTGAACAACGACACGCTCAACGGCACCAAGGTCACGCCGGGCACCGTCAACGTGAGCGTGACGACGCCATCGAGCAACCCGAAGGTGACGCTGGACCCGAGCACCGGCGTGGTGTCGGTGGCGCCGGGCACGCCGGCGGGCACGTACACGATCGGCTACCAGATCTGCGAGAAGCTGAACCCGACCAACTGCGCAAACGCCACGGAAACCGTGACGGTGGTGCCGGGCAAGATCGTTGCCAACAACGACACCTACACCGGCATCGACGGCAACGCGGGCAACAGCAGCGTGGGCAACGTGTTGGACAACGACACGCTGAATGGCACGAAGACGGCGCCGGGCACCGTCAACGTGAGCGTGACGACGCCGTCGAGCAACCCGAAGGTGACGTTAGACCCGAACACCGGTCTGGTGTCGGTGGCACCGGGCACGCCGGCGGGCACGTACACGATTGGCTACCAGATCTGCGAGAAGCTGAACGCAAGCAACTGCGCAAACGCGACTGCAACGGTCACGGTGGCGCCGGGCAAGATCGCGGCGGGCAATGACAGCTACACCGGCGTCGATGGCTCGGGTGGCAACCAGCAGGTCGGCAATGTGCTGGACAACGACACGCTCAACGGCGCGAAGGCAACGCCGGGCAACGTCAACGTGAATGTGACGACGCCGTCGAGCAACCCGAAGGTGAGCCTCGACCCGAATACCGGCTTGGTATCCGTGGCCCCGGGCACGCCGGCTGGCACCTACACGATCGGCTATCAGATTTGCGAGAAGCTGAACCCGGCCAACTGCGCCACGGCCAGCGTTTCGGTGACGGTGACATCGCAGCCGCTGCAGGCGACCGATGACGACTACCGCCAGACTCCGGTGAACGGCGCGACCGGCGGCCCGATCGGGATCGTCCTGGGCAACGACACCCAGGGCGGCAAGCCGATCACCAACCCGAGCAACATCAACGTGACGCTGCTCGACAACGGCGGCCTGCCGGGGCTGTCGCTCCGTCCGGACGGTACCGTGATCGTGCCCCCGGGCACGCCCGGCGGCAGCTACACCTTGCGCTATCGCATCTGCGACCGGATGGCGCCGACAAACTGCAGCGACGCCGCGATCCGCTTTGCCGTGAGCGATGACGCGCTGCTGCGTGTGAACAAGCAGGCGGCACCGCAGAAGGTGAACGTGGGCGATGTCGTGCGCTACACGCTGACGGTGCAGAACCCCAGCAAGACCAACATCCAGGGCGCTGTTCTGGTGGATACGCCGCCGGTCGGCTTTAGCCTGATCGCCAACTCGCTCACGGTGACAGGGAGCAATGGCCGTCTGGCCGGTACCAGCCCGATCCGGATCGAAGGCATTGACCTCACCGCAGGCGCATCGATGACGGTGGTCTACATGCTGCGTGTGGGGCCAGGGGCATCAGCGCGCGGCGAGTACATCAATACCGCGCTGATGCAACTCAACGGCATGCGTGTCAGCAACCAGGCACAGGCAACCGTGCGCCGCGATGCCGATCCGCTGTTCGAAGAAACCCGCGTCTTTGGCACCGTGTTCGATGACCGCAACGGTGATGGCTGGCAAGCCAGCGCCAATGCGACCAGCCTGCGCGTACAGGGTGGCTTCAATCCGGACGCCTATGTACCGGGTTCCACCACGGTGGACCGTGGCGATGGCCCGCGCCCCGAGCCCGACGCCAGCGCACCGCTGCTGCACGGCATCTCACTGGGCAGCTTGTCAGGGCGCCTGAGCATGGCGCAGCCCGTGAACAAGCATCGCATCGTCATTTCGCAGCGCCTGCGCGACGCCGCCTTTAACGACGACTTCACGTTGACGACGGCAGAAGGCAGCAAGGTTCGCCTCTACGCAGACGGCCGAACGGAAAGCACGCCCAGCGGCGATGTGGCGAAGCAGCTCTCGTCACAAGCCTTGAACGTTGAGCGCCAAGTCACGAAGGAAGACGGCGGCACGCTGCGCGTCGACTACATCATCGTCAACAGTGGCCTGGAAGAGCGCGGCATTCCTGGTGTCCGCATCGCGACGGTCGAGGGCAACATCATCGAGACGGATGCCTACGGGCGATATCACCTGGAGGGCATCGACGTTGCGAACATCGCACGCGGTCGCAACTTCATCATGAAGGTGGACCCGGCAACGCTGCCGCCACGCAGCGAGTTCACCACGGCCAATCCGCTGGTCAAGCGGATCACGCAGGGTGTGCCGGCGCGCTTTGACTTCGGCGTCAGGCTGCCGACGGCTGCACCTGCCCAAGCGGGCGCAGCGGTGCAGGGCACCGGTGGCAAGGAGGGACAGCAATGAACACGCGTCTCGCCTCCCAAACCTTGTCCCGAACCCGCTCGAAGGCCACCAAGACCATGCGACTCAAAACGCTGGATGCAGCCATTGCCGGCATCCTTTTCGTGGGCTATGGGATGCCCGCCTCGGCACAGACACTGTCTGCCGACAAACAACCCGCGGTCATCGGACAAGAAGCCGTGGCCACCCATTTCAGCATCGACCTGCCCAACGGCGGGATGGTCTGGGCAACCGAAGACCCCGCGCAGACGACGCCCGTACTGAGCGTGCAGGCCGGGTCCGAAGCGGCGGTCGAGGGTGGCCGCATCGTCGAGCCGGTCAAGCTGCAGGTCTATAGCAACTACGCCGCCTTCATCAAGCGGATGCAGATCAGCATCTACCGCGCCGAAGACACGGACCTGGTGACGCCGCTGGCGACAGTGGACATTGCGCCCGGTGGCGTGGTCCAGGCAACGTGGGACGGCAGCCTGCCCGATGGCACGCGTGTGCGCCCCGGGGATCGGCTCACCTACATCCTGCGCGCCACGGCGGCCGATGGCAGTGTCGACGAGACCTATCCGCGCAGTCTGCTGCTGGTGGCGCCGGCAGACCGGCAGCGCATTCTTGACCAGATGCACCAGAACGCCAGCGGCCCACTGCGCGCGCTGAGCGCCAGCGAGCTGGAGTCGCGCGCGCTGCTCGACAGCACGTTCGGCAACAACGCGCTACGCCAGCAGAACATCATCATCCGCGGGTCGCGGGTGCGTGTGTTCGGGCAGAACGTGCCCGAGGGCTATGGCCTGACCATCGACGGTCAGACCGTACCCGTCGACCAGCGCGGCAAGTTCGTGGCCGAGTATCTGTTGCCGACCGGCATGCATCGGTTTGCTGTCGACGTGAAAGGCCCCAACGGAGAGGGCACCAGCTACCCGCTGAACATCAATGTGCGCGAGAACTACCTGTTCGTCGTCGCCATTGCCGATCTGACGATGTCCAAGAGTTCGATCAGCGGCGACGGTGCATCGGGACTGACCGTGGACGACCGCTATCGCAACGGCTTCCTCGACGAGGGGCGGCTGGCCTTCTACACCAAGGGCAAGGTGGATGGGCGCTACCTGTTCACCGCCCAGGCCGATACGACCGAACGCAACGTCGGCAACCTCTTTGACGGACTGTTCAAGGCGGACCCGCGCGACGTCTTCCGTCGCCTGGACCCGAACATGTACTACCCGGTGTACGGCGATGACTCCACGACGTACCGCGACATCGACACGCAGGGCAAGCTGTACCTGCGGGTGGATTGGGACAAGAGCCAGGCGCTGTGGGGCAACTACCAGACCGGCTTCACGGGCACGCAGTACGCGCAATACGTGCGCAGTCTGTACGGCGCTGCGATCGACTGGCGCAGCCGCTCCAGCACGCCGCTGGGCGATCCGAGCACGCAGGTGAAGGTGTTTGCCTCGCAGGCGCAAACGGTGGCGGGGCACTCGGAATTCCTCGGCACGGGCGGCAGCTTGTACTACCTGCGCCATACCGATCTGCTGCCGGGCTCCGATCAGCTCGTGCTGGAGGTGCGCGATCCCTCCACGGGGAGCGTGGTCAATCGCATCTCGCTGGTGCGCGGCATTGACTACGACATCAACGAGATGCAGGGGCGGATCATGATGACGAAGCCGCTTGCCCAGATTGCCGACCAGAACACCAGCACGCTGTTCCGTGATCGCCCGACCGGTGGCTACGAAAACCACCTGCTGGCGGACTACGAATACGTGCCGAGCGGATTCGACAGCAACAACGTCGCGGGTGGCGTGCGCGCCAAGCACTGGTTTGGCGAGCACGTTGCCGTGGGCGGCACCTACGTGAACGAAGGGCGCTCGGACCAGGCGTACACCATGAAGGGGGTGGACGCGACGCTGCAGGCCGGACGCGGGACTTACCTCAAGATGGAGCACTCGCAGACGCAGGCTGCGATGGCGCCCATTTTCTACTCCGACAACGGTGGTCTGAGCTTCATGCAGATCAACCCGCAAACGCAGACCAATCGCA
Protein-coding regions in this window:
- a CDS encoding beta strand repeat-containing protein codes for the protein MADPNSKGVHVDEICWLQLDGVSLTSNGSTPLTFDLPDGSTLTLTAVVSNIGTSSGLSGVQAPSWTGSQFSGSSGYYTIYQPNKAALYTNNGSVANHTTVTLQDIHIYNPAGQEATNSFEMVLADGESTNSGENLDFGVVSGGSALHLVEWLGASPSNNLNYGQPGSGSIPASPVSACSGMPDCQRLVGKSGTANAAVFSTTRTGSPFTVMGQVHTNSSSLQGMAFGVRWGGVRLRKALPSGRLDPSDQFTYRVLNAKGSEVINTSTSGTGTGNYPYISGQAVMPGNVLTLIEQMAPGSRYTLAQYDRTIACTNGNAASSTVLPSGSFDPANPPTLNLLQLADRVDCTLTNIPRVVDLGITKVGPATVQAGQPMTYTLTITNTGAYPATGATFKDTMPVGITGVTAGNVSCGNPTGGAICGALGTSVTGSDAAGYVITGAVQSLPAGSSVQITINVNAPGAAGNISNTATVQLATTDTTVAEPSTGNNSATASTTVQGTPAMSVTKTATLNDANGNGKADVGETIGYSITAVNSGSIVLTGLTVSDPKAGSTALACTPTTINPGGSANCGSFTYTVTQADVDAGVPIHNVATVTATPSGGGSPVTSTGVVDTPIGDPKIAASNDNYTVPSGAAGGSLGSVLVNDTLGSANGPTSGTGKGNVTLTWGSTTPTPSTGGFTLNPDGTITVKPGTPAGTYKIPYTVCDAVHPTNCASATATIVVGAAPIAASNDTYTGIDGTAGNSSVGNVLDNDTLNGAKATTGTVNISVTVPSSNPKVSLDPNTGLVSVVPGTPAGTYSIGYQICEKLNPTNCASATATVTVAPGKIIASNDTFTGTNGATGNPQVGNVLDNDTLNGTKATPGTVNVSVTSPSSNPKVTLDPTTGLVAVAPGTPAGTYTIGYQICEKLNPTNCANATASVTVVTGPITAGSDSYTGIDGNAGNGSVGNVLDNDTLNGSKATTGTVNVSVTSPSSNPKVTLDPNTGLVAVAPGTPAGTYTIGYQICEKLNPTNCANTTTTVTVAPGKIIAGNDTYTGIDGNAGNSNVGNALNNDTLNGTKVTPGTVNVSVTTPSSNPKVTLDPSTGVVSVAPGTPAGTYTIGYQICEKLNPTNCANATETVTVVPGKIVANNDTYTGIDGNAGNSSVGNVLDNDTLNGTKTAPGTVNVSVTTPSSNPKVTLDPNTGLVSVAPGTPAGTYTIGYQICEKLNASNCANATATVTVAPGKIAAGNDSYTGVDGSGGNQQVGNVLDNDTLNGAKATPGNVNVNVTTPSSNPKVSLDPNTGLVSVAPGTPAGTYTIGYQICEKLNPANCATASVSVTVTSQPLQATDDDYRQTPVNGATGGPIGIVLGNDTQGGKPITNPSNINVTLLDNGGLPGLSLRPDGTVIVPPGTPGGSYTLRYRICDRMAPTNCSDAAIRFAVSDDALLRVNKQAAPQKVNVGDVVRYTLTVQNPSKTNIQGAVLVDTPPVGFSLIANSLTVTGSNGRLAGTSPIRIEGIDLTAGASMTVVYMLRVGPGASARGEYINTALMQLNGMRVSNQAQATVRRDADPLFEETRVFGTVFDDRNGDGWQASANATSLRVQGGFNPDAYVPGSTTVDRGDGPRPEPDASAPLLHGISLGSLSGRLSMAQPVNKHRIVISQRLRDAAFNDDFTLTTAEGSKVRLYADGRTESTPSGDVAKQLSSQALNVERQVTKEDGGTLRVDYIIVNSGLEERGIPGVRIATVEGNIIETDAYGRYHLEGIDVANIARGRNFIMKVDPATLPPRSEFTTANPLVKRITQGVPARFDFGVRLPTAAPAQAGAAVQGTGGKEGQQ